The following are encoded in a window of Brevibacillus sp. DP1.3A genomic DNA:
- a CDS encoding Xaa-Pro peptidase family protein, which yields MQERLEKLHAYMESRKLDALIITHPKNVYYFTGFLSEPHERFIGLVLVRGESPFLFVPLLDGEKAREACPAIMIYTHDDSQDALTVLQHLLPTPLSHIGVEKNHLTAKTYEALISVVHATEAVDLGELLCNIRVAKDESEIATIKRAIWVMEESLRRTLPLISVGMTELDVVAELEYQMKKLKAQGPSFSTIVLAGEKAALPHGDPGDRVIQAGEVLLIDAGVYVDGYVSDLTRTFAVGQLGAELLDMYDTVLQANLAGIQAVLPGALIADVDLAARAVISDRGYGEFFINRVGHGIGLELHEAPYVHSRAVGELIPGMVFTIEPGIYNTQIGGIRIEDNVLVTKDGVEVLTSFPKELQIIG from the coding sequence ATGCAAGAAAGACTGGAAAAGCTACACGCGTATATGGAAAGCAGGAAACTGGACGCATTGATCATTACGCACCCCAAAAACGTGTACTATTTTACCGGATTTTTGTCAGAGCCACATGAACGTTTTATAGGCCTCGTTTTGGTGAGAGGCGAGTCCCCCTTCCTCTTCGTTCCACTGCTGGACGGTGAAAAAGCACGGGAGGCTTGTCCTGCCATTATGATTTACACGCATGACGATTCACAGGATGCGCTGACTGTGCTTCAGCATTTGCTGCCGACTCCCCTCTCTCACATTGGTGTGGAGAAGAACCATTTGACAGCGAAAACATATGAGGCGCTCATATCGGTGGTGCACGCTACAGAAGCAGTGGATCTCGGAGAATTGCTGTGCAATATACGCGTGGCTAAGGATGAATCTGAAATCGCTACTATCAAGCGAGCTATTTGGGTGATGGAGGAATCCCTACGCCGTACGCTCCCTCTGATATCCGTAGGGATGACGGAACTGGACGTCGTAGCAGAGCTGGAATACCAGATGAAAAAGCTAAAAGCCCAAGGCCCTTCCTTTTCAACGATTGTACTCGCTGGAGAAAAAGCAGCACTGCCCCATGGTGACCCAGGTGATCGTGTAATTCAGGCGGGAGAAGTTTTGTTGATTGACGCAGGGGTATACGTCGATGGGTATGTATCGGACCTGACTCGTACTTTTGCTGTCGGTCAACTTGGTGCAGAATTGCTAGACATGTACGATACGGTCTTGCAAGCGAATCTGGCTGGGATACAAGCCGTTCTACCAGGGGCTCTGATCGCAGATGTTGACCTAGCTGCACGAGCTGTCATTTCGGACCGCGGCTATGGAGAATTTTTCATCAATCGGGTAGGGCACGGAATCGGATTGGAGCTTCATGAGGCCCCGTACGTTCACAGCCGGGCAGTAGGAGAACTCATTCCAGGCATGGTTTTCACGATTGAACCAGGCATTTATAACACGCAGATCGGTGGCATCCGCATTGAAGACAATGTGCTCGTCACGAAGGATGGCGTAGAAGTATTGACGTCTTTTCCCAAAGAGCTGCAAATCATCGGATAA
- a CDS encoding GNAT family N-acetyltransferase: protein MIKEKAGVVPLKVLETDRLILRWQTAEDADFVLKLMNEPSWIRFIGDRGLRSTEDARNYILNGAVAMYESLGFGLYLTERKEGNVPIGLCGLIKRDSLEDVDIGFAFLPAYWGKGYAYEAASAVLAHAKEVVGLKRIVAITNPDNASSANLLKKIGLQEKGMVTLPNDTKEVMFFAIEF from the coding sequence ATGATAAAAGAAAAGGCTGGTGTCGTTCCTTTGAAAGTACTGGAAACAGATCGTCTCATCCTCCGCTGGCAAACTGCCGAAGACGCTGATTTTGTCTTGAAACTGATGAATGAGCCTTCTTGGATTCGATTTATTGGCGATCGTGGTCTTCGCTCGACGGAAGACGCCCGCAACTATATTTTGAATGGCGCTGTCGCGATGTACGAGAGTCTTGGCTTTGGTCTGTATTTGACAGAACGAAAGGAAGGAAATGTTCCGATCGGTTTATGTGGACTGATCAAGAGAGATTCGTTGGAGGATGTCGATATCGGCTTTGCCTTTCTGCCCGCATACTGGGGCAAAGGCTACGCATATGAGGCAGCCTCTGCCGTCCTTGCCCACGCAAAAGAAGTTGTCGGCTTAAAGCGCATCGTAGCAATCACCAACCCCGATAATGCATCTTCTGCCAATCTTCTAAAGAAAATCGGCCTGCAAGAAAAAGGGATGGTTACTCTTCCAAATGATACGAAGGAGGTCATGTTTTTTGCCATCGAGTTCTAG
- a CDS encoding histidine phosphatase family protein — protein sequence MQILLIRHGQSEADILNVHEGKADFPLTEEGREQARRMAARVLEQFPPDFIWASTLKRASETASILADTVGCPVQYIPELQEHNNGDLAGKPLEEVAFPWGILPHEKLGGDGESKIEFRARGEQIYSAIRHLSTSYKRIAIVSHGGMISRIIESFLQLPVLHDIYFGTGDTGIHLLEYNEYGRLIHFTNSITHLDSMD from the coding sequence ATGCAAATTTTGTTGATTCGCCATGGACAATCCGAAGCAGACATTTTGAATGTACATGAAGGCAAGGCAGATTTTCCTTTGACAGAAGAAGGGCGTGAACAGGCACGGCGCATGGCAGCGCGCGTTTTGGAGCAGTTTCCTCCAGATTTTATTTGGGCGAGCACACTCAAGCGAGCCAGTGAGACCGCTTCTATTTTGGCTGACACAGTAGGTTGTCCCGTTCAGTACATACCCGAGCTGCAAGAGCACAATAATGGAGATCTGGCAGGCAAGCCCTTAGAGGAAGTCGCGTTTCCTTGGGGAATCTTGCCGCACGAAAAGTTGGGCGGAGATGGCGAGAGCAAGATCGAATTCCGCGCACGCGGCGAGCAAATCTATTCCGCAATCAGACATCTCAGCACTTCCTATAAAAGAATTGCGATTGTTTCCCACGGCGGCATGATCTCCAGAATCATCGAAAGCTTCTTGCAGCTGCCTGTCTTGCACGACATTTACTTTGGCACAGGCGACACAGGTATCCACTTGTTGGAGTATAACGAATACGGACGTCTGATCCATTTCACCAATTCCATCACTCATTTGGACAGCATGGACTAG
- a CDS encoding peptide chain release factor 3 yields MSQSNPQWENEIAKRRTFAIISHPDAGKTTMTEKLLYYGGAIREAGVVKGRKNSKHATSDWMEIEKKRGISVTSSAMDFEYNGHHINILDTPGHQDFSEDTYRTLTAADAAVMIIDVAKGVEAQTIKLFKVCRMRGIPIFTFVNKLDRHGKDPFELLEEIERVLGIRSYPMNWPIGMGSYFSGVFDRMKSRVELYQSNTQHEDISFFPVEGAEDPLIGDRVGQELWQQLQDEISLLDVAGDEYDPELINKGQLTPVFFGSAINNFGVQTFLDNFLQMAPAPSAKKSTEGLIDPYTNDFSGFIFKIQANMNPAHRDRIAFLRICSGKFERGMSVKHVRLGKDIKLAQPVQFMAQDREIVDESFAGDVIGLFDPGIFQIGDTLCVGKSFEYEEMPHFSPEFFSKVMVKDAMKHKQFQKGIMQLTEEGTVQLFRTHPMEELILGVVGVLQFEVLEYRLKAEYGVDIMLTRMPYQIARWLEGEKADLDAVKNRTVSDRYGRPVMLFESEYQLRVAMDKYSNIKFHDSSLGLKSVHS; encoded by the coding sequence ATGAGTCAATCCAATCCCCAATGGGAAAATGAGATAGCAAAACGCCGTACCTTCGCCATCATCTCCCACCCGGATGCGGGTAAAACGACAATGACGGAAAAGCTGCTCTACTACGGCGGAGCCATCCGTGAAGCAGGGGTGGTCAAGGGGCGCAAAAATTCCAAGCATGCCACTTCCGACTGGATGGAGATCGAGAAAAAGCGTGGAATCTCCGTTACGTCCAGTGCGATGGATTTCGAATACAATGGTCACCACATCAACATTTTGGACACACCTGGTCACCAAGACTTCAGTGAGGATACGTACCGTACGCTGACTGCTGCAGACGCTGCTGTGATGATTATCGACGTAGCAAAAGGGGTAGAGGCACAGACGATCAAGCTGTTCAAGGTCTGTCGCATGCGTGGTATTCCAATCTTTACGTTCGTGAACAAGCTGGACCGTCACGGTAAAGATCCATTCGAGCTCTTGGAAGAAATTGAGCGCGTATTGGGTATTCGCTCTTATCCGATGAACTGGCCGATTGGGATGGGCAGCTATTTCAGCGGCGTATTTGACCGCATGAAGTCTCGTGTCGAGCTGTATCAAAGCAATACACAGCACGAGGATATCTCCTTTTTCCCTGTAGAGGGAGCAGAAGACCCGCTGATCGGTGATCGTGTCGGTCAAGAACTGTGGCAGCAATTGCAGGACGAAATCTCCCTTCTGGATGTTGCGGGAGATGAATACGATCCTGAACTGATCAACAAAGGGCAACTGACGCCTGTTTTCTTCGGTAGTGCCATCAACAACTTCGGTGTACAAACATTCCTGGACAACTTCCTGCAAATGGCGCCAGCACCTTCTGCTAAGAAGAGTACAGAAGGCTTGATCGATCCGTATACGAACGATTTCTCCGGCTTCATCTTCAAAATCCAAGCCAATATGAATCCAGCTCACCGAGATCGCATCGCTTTCTTGCGTATTTGCTCCGGCAAGTTTGAGCGAGGAATGTCAGTCAAGCACGTCCGTCTTGGCAAAGACATTAAATTGGCGCAGCCGGTACAGTTTATGGCACAGGACCGCGAAATAGTCGATGAATCGTTCGCGGGAGATGTCATCGGTCTTTTTGACCCGGGCATTTTCCAGATCGGAGATACACTTTGCGTCGGAAAATCGTTTGAGTACGAAGAAATGCCGCACTTCTCGCCAGAGTTTTTCTCCAAGGTGATGGTGAAAGACGCGATGAAGCACAAGCAATTCCAAAAAGGGATCATGCAGTTGACCGAGGAAGGAACGGTGCAGTTATTCCGTACCCATCCGATGGAAGAGCTGATTCTTGGCGTGGTAGGTGTGCTGCAGTTCGAGGTACTGGAATACCGTTTGAAAGCCGAGTACGGGGTAGACATCATGTTGACTCGTATGCCGTATCAAATCGCTCGCTGGCTCGAAGGGGAGAAAGCAGACCTCGATGCTGTGAAGAACAGAACCGTAAGTGACCGTTATGGCCGTCCGGTTATGCTGTTTGAGAGCGAGTACCAGTTGCGTGTCGCGATGGATAAGTACTCGAATATCAAGTTCCATGACAGTTCTCTTGGTTTGAAATCCGTTCATTCTTAA
- a CDS encoding carboxypeptidase M32 — MSTTVETRAAEFRDYVKKITSYTQALNVLYWDKATQAPRNGMDARSEIIGTLAGEQFKLATSKEMEALLTELSEPSVLETLDEITRHSVLECKKEYDRNKKIPADRHQEYVVLTAKAETVWEEARANNDFSMFQPYLEKIVNFQLEFIEYWGHDGKNKYNTLLDMYEPGMTVDQLDPIFATLREKTVKLVKAIADSPNKPDTSFLTKNFPVADQEAFSRYILEKIGYDFKSGRMDRSAHPFCTTFNPGDVRITTRYAENDFNSALFSCIHEAGHAMYEQNINPDLLFTPLCDGTSMGIHESQSRYWENMVGRSLPFWNHFFADLQKAFPTQFEGVSVEDLHRAVNAVTPSFIRTEADELTYNLHVMIRYEIEKGLINQTIQVADLPKIWNEKMKEYLGVEPPTDALGVLQDVHWSGGMIGYFPTYSLGNVYAAQFVHVMENEINGYEELIAKGDFAPIREWLKEKIHQYGKMKSPRELVQAITGEGTNATYLMNYLEKKYTDVYKL, encoded by the coding sequence ATGTCAACGACTGTGGAAACACGTGCGGCCGAATTCCGTGACTATGTGAAGAAAATAACCAGCTACACGCAAGCGCTGAACGTTCTTTATTGGGACAAGGCTACACAAGCTCCTCGCAATGGAATGGATGCCCGTTCTGAAATCATCGGGACATTGGCTGGTGAGCAATTCAAGCTAGCGACGTCTAAAGAAATGGAAGCGCTTTTGACAGAGCTGAGTGAGCCATCTGTCCTCGAAACATTGGATGAAATTACCCGTCATAGTGTGCTGGAATGCAAAAAGGAATATGACCGCAACAAGAAAATTCCTGCTGACAGGCATCAGGAGTACGTCGTGCTGACCGCCAAGGCTGAAACGGTGTGGGAAGAAGCTCGTGCCAACAACGACTTTTCCATGTTCCAGCCGTACCTCGAGAAAATCGTGAACTTCCAGCTCGAGTTCATCGAGTATTGGGGTCATGACGGCAAAAACAAGTACAACACCCTCTTGGACATGTATGAGCCTGGCATGACTGTCGATCAGCTCGATCCGATCTTTGCCACCTTGCGCGAGAAAACAGTCAAGCTGGTAAAAGCGATCGCCGACTCCCCGAACAAGCCAGACACATCCTTCTTGACGAAAAACTTCCCAGTAGCAGACCAAGAAGCATTCAGCCGTTATATCCTCGAGAAAATCGGGTACGACTTCAAGTCTGGCCGCATGGATCGCAGTGCGCATCCATTCTGCACCACCTTCAATCCGGGTGATGTCCGCATTACGACGCGCTACGCTGAAAATGATTTCAATTCTGCGCTCTTCAGTTGTATTCACGAGGCTGGCCACGCGATGTACGAGCAGAACATCAATCCAGACCTGCTGTTCACTCCACTGTGCGATGGTACCTCCATGGGGATTCACGAATCCCAATCCCGCTACTGGGAAAACATGGTCGGACGCAGTCTGCCGTTCTGGAATCACTTTTTCGCTGACTTGCAAAAAGCGTTCCCTACCCAATTCGAAGGTGTGTCTGTAGAAGATTTGCATCGTGCGGTTAACGCTGTAACTCCTTCCTTTATCCGGACTGAAGCAGATGAGTTGACGTACAACCTGCATGTCATGATCCGCTACGAAATCGAGAAAGGCTTGATCAATCAAACCATTCAAGTGGCTGATCTGCCAAAAATCTGGAATGAAAAAATGAAAGAATACCTCGGTGTTGAGCCACCGACAGATGCACTGGGTGTGCTTCAGGATGTACACTGGTCAGGCGGAATGATCGGTTACTTCCCTACTTACTCGCTGGGTAATGTGTATGCGGCACAATTCGTCCACGTTATGGAAAATGAGATCAACGGCTACGAAGAGCTGATCGCAAAAGGCGATTTCGCTCCGATACGTGAATGGCTCAAGGAAAAAATCCATCAGTACGGTAAAATGAAGAGCCCTCGTGAACTCGTTCAAGCGATTACAGGCGAAGGCACAAATGCGACTTACTTGATGAATTACCTGGAGAAAAAATACACAGACGTATACAAGCTGTAA
- a CDS encoding 3-ketoacyl-ACP reductase, with translation MAIDLKGKTAIITGAGKGIGRATAIALAKEGVNLGLLARSEENLKQVAKEVEAYGVKVAIATADVSNYDDVTTAVTSIKNELGQIDILLNNAGVAKFGKFLELETSEWEQIIQVNLMGVYYVTRAVLPGMIDQNSGDIINISSTAGQKGAPVTSAYSASKFGVLGLTESLALEVRKHNIRVTALTPSTVATDMAIDLGLTDGNPEKTMQPEDIAEFVVSQLKLNKRIFVKSAGLWSTNP, from the coding sequence TTGGCTATCGATCTAAAAGGAAAAACCGCAATCATTACAGGAGCAGGTAAAGGCATTGGTCGCGCTACTGCAATTGCTTTGGCAAAGGAAGGCGTGAATCTCGGCCTCTTGGCTCGCTCTGAGGAAAATTTGAAGCAAGTAGCCAAGGAAGTTGAAGCATACGGCGTGAAGGTCGCGATTGCGACAGCAGACGTTTCCAACTATGACGACGTCACGACAGCTGTTACCTCTATCAAGAATGAACTGGGTCAAATTGATATCCTGCTCAACAATGCAGGCGTCGCTAAATTCGGTAAATTCCTAGAGCTGGAAACGAGCGAATGGGAACAAATCATCCAAGTCAATCTGATGGGCGTGTATTACGTGACTCGCGCTGTACTCCCTGGCATGATTGACCAAAACTCCGGTGACATTATCAACATCTCCTCCACTGCTGGACAAAAAGGAGCTCCTGTCACCAGCGCGTATAGTGCATCCAAGTTTGGTGTTCTTGGTCTGACTGAATCGTTGGCTCTCGAAGTGCGCAAACACAACATTCGCGTAACGGCGCTTACGCCTAGCACAGTAGCAACCGATATGGCAATTGACTTGGGTCTGACCGACGGAAATCCTGAAAAGACCATGCAACCTGAGGATATTGCTGAGTTCGTGGTTAGTCAGCTGAAGCTGAACAAACGCATCTTTGTGAAATCCGCTGGACTGTGGTCCACCAATCCATAA
- a CDS encoding mismatch-specific DNA-glycosylase: MVEFTEKWLPTYIRRDLAVLFCGINPGRISATTGFHYANPANLFWRGLYEGGLTPHKLLPEETATLLDYNYGITDLVSRPTRSATDLRNEDYATGAEQFVQMIQTYRPRVICFNGITAFRHATGQKKEAISLALQPIRYFGTEDWSGSYVFVVPSTSGANASFTREERIAKFTELSHFLREMNWHPLPLPAE; encoded by the coding sequence TTGGTAGAGTTCACAGAGAAATGGTTACCCACATACATTCGCCGCGATTTGGCGGTTTTATTTTGCGGTATCAATCCAGGACGTATATCGGCTACGACGGGTTTCCACTACGCCAATCCAGCCAACCTGTTTTGGCGCGGATTGTACGAAGGCGGCCTGACACCTCACAAGCTCTTGCCCGAGGAAACCGCTACCCTCTTAGACTACAACTATGGTATTACCGATCTGGTCTCACGCCCTACCCGCTCCGCAACAGACCTTCGTAACGAGGATTATGCCACAGGTGCAGAGCAGTTCGTCCAAATGATTCAGACTTACCGGCCTCGTGTCATTTGTTTTAACGGCATTACTGCTTTTCGTCACGCGACCGGACAAAAAAAAGAAGCAATTTCACTGGCGCTGCAGCCAATCAGGTACTTTGGGACAGAAGATTGGTCTGGCAGCTATGTGTTTGTCGTCCCGTCTACCAGTGGGGCTAACGCATCTTTTACACGTGAGGAACGAATCGCCAAGTTTACTGAGCTAAGTCATTTTTTACGCGAGATGAATTGGCACCCGCTTCCCTTGCCTGCTGAGTAG
- a CDS encoding phosphotransferase, which produces MDDLIKKIQNRYDMTVLHHKTIRDTSKSLVIYLETTNGKFIGKAFPLQKERLHFILNAEAHLRQNGVLIPDIQRTKNNKRYITHNENLFVLHRRLSWPNIAYNSPFRMERIGTVLGKFHVRSLGFSSKHGNLYNGAEKWSVEYKTDLAALEKWELRHAGKTDQKYTAIAEYLPFFKQAGITAKEHLISAPYFSKWKKELLSNHFLCHGDFNNGNLLVSNQRIAIIDWDDVRYDFPSKDIARVLSLAMRKNEQWNEELFSHIMRGYLQENPLSIEQLHLLFVDLAFPHIIERFLRKKLYAQMSLAEIQQFCNREALKTAFMLDEMKAHVY; this is translated from the coding sequence GTGGACGATCTCATCAAAAAAATCCAGAACAGATACGACATGACTGTTCTGCATCACAAAACCATTCGGGATACATCCAAATCACTCGTCATTTACTTGGAAACAACCAATGGCAAATTCATCGGAAAGGCTTTCCCTCTGCAAAAGGAACGTTTACATTTCATTCTGAATGCAGAAGCGCATTTGCGCCAAAACGGCGTACTCATCCCCGACATTCAACGAACCAAAAATAATAAGCGTTACATAACTCATAATGAAAATCTTTTCGTTCTCCACCGAAGGCTATCCTGGCCAAATATTGCGTATAATTCCCCTTTTCGAATGGAACGGATCGGCACGGTATTAGGCAAATTTCATGTGAGGTCACTCGGTTTTTCCTCCAAGCATGGCAACCTTTACAATGGCGCAGAAAAATGGTCCGTGGAATACAAGACAGATTTAGCTGCCCTTGAGAAGTGGGAGCTTCGACATGCCGGGAAGACTGATCAAAAATACACTGCGATCGCGGAATACCTTCCTTTTTTTAAACAAGCCGGGATCACAGCCAAGGAACACTTGATATCCGCTCCATACTTCTCGAAATGGAAAAAAGAACTCCTGAGCAACCACTTTCTCTGTCACGGCGATTTTAACAATGGGAATTTGCTCGTCAGTAATCAAAGAATTGCGATCATTGACTGGGATGACGTTCGTTACGATTTTCCGTCCAAAGACATTGCCCGTGTTCTATCCCTTGCTATGCGAAAAAATGAACAGTGGAACGAGGAATTGTTCTCTCATATAATGCGTGGCTATCTCCAAGAAAATCCCCTATCGATTGAGCAACTGCATTTGCTCTTTGTCGATCTCGCTTTCCCGCATATCATTGAACGTTTTTTACGCAAAAAGCTGTACGCCCAGATGAGCCTTGCTGAGATTCAACAGTTTTGCAATCGGGAAGCTCTCAAGACCGCCTTTATGTTAGACGAAATGAAGGCCCATGTATATTAG
- a CDS encoding bifunctional homocysteine S-methyltransferase/methylenetetrahydrofolate reductase has translation MTTRKKDLRAYLKDNLLVGDGAMATQLHGLGVPVGVSFEELCLSNPRLVHEVHTSYYQAGARFLETNTYSANRDALSRYGLEHKVARINRLAVAIAREAAQDDAYVAGSIGSILAGRVKKKVLDEYRDQYEEQAIALLHAGVDGLILETFVDLEELLLAIEVIRPLTDVPVIAQLATLEVGRTRDGYALTDAFSKLKAAGADVIGLNCRLGPAELLRSFENTVIPEDALLSVFPNAGRLGMTDGEYAFKSSPEYFGQSALRLREQGVRLIGGCCGTTPAHVKAIADALESLEPQARVNPTIVAGDRPSVSVQNTREREKPSIVERVKTATTIIVEFDPPRDLDADQFLHGCCELHKAGADAITLADNSLATVRMSNMALGALMKSRHGIDPLLHIACRDRNLIGQQSHLMGLHALGIDQILVITGDPSRFGDLPGASSVFDVTSFDLIRMVKQLNEGVSFSGRPLKQKAQFIVGAAFNPNVRNMDAAVARLEKKVEAGADYIMTQPVYDAESIRNVYEATKHIGIPVFIGIMPLTSSRNAEFLHNEVPGIKLSTEALERMKKVQGEAARQEGIAIAKELVDTAVRYFNGIYLITPFNYYEMAAELIHYTRQQSSLVKLART, from the coding sequence TTGACGACGAGAAAGAAAGATTTACGAGCCTATTTGAAAGACAACCTTCTAGTCGGAGATGGAGCGATGGCGACCCAGCTGCACGGGCTGGGCGTCCCAGTTGGTGTCAGCTTTGAGGAGCTGTGTTTATCCAACCCTCGTTTGGTACATGAAGTTCATACGTCCTACTATCAGGCCGGTGCACGTTTCCTAGAGACAAATACGTATTCTGCCAACCGCGATGCATTGAGCCGTTACGGTCTAGAGCATAAGGTTGCGCGGATTAATCGGCTCGCAGTCGCCATTGCACGGGAAGCTGCTCAGGATGATGCTTATGTGGCTGGGAGCATCGGATCGATTTTGGCTGGACGGGTGAAGAAAAAGGTTTTGGATGAATACCGTGACCAATATGAGGAACAGGCGATTGCTCTATTGCATGCTGGCGTAGATGGACTGATTCTGGAGACGTTCGTGGACTTGGAGGAGCTGCTTCTGGCGATCGAGGTAATCCGCCCGCTCACAGATGTACCTGTAATCGCACAGTTAGCTACTTTGGAAGTAGGGCGCACACGTGATGGCTACGCTCTGACAGATGCTTTTTCCAAGCTGAAAGCCGCAGGTGCTGACGTGATCGGACTAAACTGTCGCCTTGGTCCCGCTGAATTACTTCGTTCGTTTGAAAATACAGTAATTCCAGAAGATGCACTCTTATCCGTATTCCCGAATGCGGGGCGTCTGGGGATGACTGACGGAGAATACGCTTTTAAATCATCACCTGAATATTTTGGACAGAGTGCGCTTCGCTTGCGTGAGCAAGGGGTACGGTTGATTGGCGGATGCTGCGGAACCACACCTGCACATGTGAAGGCGATTGCGGATGCACTTGAGTCACTTGAGCCGCAAGCGCGTGTGAATCCAACCATCGTAGCTGGAGATCGTCCTTCGGTTTCTGTGCAGAACACGAGGGAGAGGGAGAAACCAAGCATTGTCGAGCGCGTAAAAACAGCAACGACGATCATTGTTGAATTTGATCCTCCGCGTGATCTGGATGCAGACCAGTTTCTCCACGGATGCTGCGAGCTGCACAAAGCAGGAGCAGACGCCATTACGTTGGCGGATAACTCGTTGGCGACAGTGCGTATGAGCAACATGGCTCTCGGGGCCCTCATGAAGAGCAGACATGGAATCGATCCGCTCTTGCACATTGCTTGCCGGGACCGCAATCTCATTGGACAGCAATCGCATTTAATGGGGCTGCACGCATTGGGGATTGACCAAATATTGGTGATTACTGGCGATCCATCACGCTTTGGTGACTTGCCAGGTGCCAGCTCGGTATTTGATGTGACCTCGTTTGATCTGATTCGCATGGTGAAGCAGTTGAACGAAGGTGTTTCGTTCTCAGGACGTCCGTTAAAGCAAAAAGCCCAGTTTATTGTGGGCGCAGCCTTTAATCCGAATGTCCGAAATATGGATGCTGCCGTTGCCCGCTTGGAAAAGAAGGTCGAGGCAGGTGCGGACTACATTATGACACAGCCTGTGTACGATGCAGAGTCCATTCGGAATGTGTACGAGGCGACGAAGCACATCGGCATTCCTGTCTTTATCGGGATCATGCCGCTGACCAGCTCGCGCAATGCGGAGTTCCTGCATAATGAAGTGCCGGGAATCAAGCTGTCGACAGAGGCTCTCGAACGGATGAAAAAGGTACAGGGAGAAGCCGCCCGACAGGAAGGAATCGCAATCGCGAAGGAATTGGTCGACACGGCCGTTCGTTACTTCAATGGCATCTATCTGATTACACCTTTCAATTATTACGAGATGGCGGCAGAGCTCATTCACTATACGCGTCAGCAAAGCTCATTGGTGAAGCTGGCCCGGACTTAA